The Vitis vinifera cultivar Pinot Noir 40024 chromosome 3, ASM3070453v1 region ACCGGCGGTTCCTCTTTTTCGGGCTTTTCTCGCCGGACTTGGGAGACTGACCAGTGCTGGTAGCAGCACACGGCTATTTTTTGTCTTaatcatttgtttgttttatcaCCATGTTCATAGTAGAAGTGATGGAGCAGATAAAAGAAGgaaattcaaaaatttgaaaaccttTTTGTCATAAGGTTGAATTTTCTTGGTTCAgggtaaaattttattattaccctttctaaaaatgttatttttcatgTTCACGTGTGTGTATGCATGCATGTctaattgtttctttttctttgtcttgTCGCTTTTATAATATGCtttgtaaattaattatatgtcCGAAATTTAAGTAGCACTTGATTAATCAGAGTGGTTACAATACTcgataaattttataaaaattttgagtgcgtttgacagtaatttttaTAGGTGTTTGtagtcttttttatatttaaaaaataaaaatttttaaatattaaaaaaattaaaaacatttttcaaaatcactaccaaacgctCCTGGTACTATCTCATTCTATGATTTCCATTTCCTTTGTTCTTTAATCTATTgtccataaaaaataaagagtggTTACAATGACTAGCAATCACACTATCACAGCTTGTGGATAAGGCTGGTCACATGGCAATGTTTGAAAACCTTAAAGAGGGTGTTACTTTAATGGGATGAACTGgctttttataaatcaaacaaaacaaCTAACGGTCTCACTCTCGGGCTAGAGTAACCACCAATAACTAATAGTCTCCCTACTTTGTGTGAACCTCAAAGATAACAAAGAACCaaaaaaatcttctcaaaaTTTTGTCCTTTAGCCACCAACTACTAGTCTCCCTCATATTATATGACAAGTGTTGTAATATGTGACTCTTATTGAGTGAAAGATATATGAAGATAAAATGGGCAAATACTTGTGCGGAGCGGAGCGAATGAttaatataaatacccttttatgtaaccctaatttgaGTATCATGAAAGTCTTCTTCCTTATTCCCGTATATATAGACAATCTATCAAACCAAGTTAAATCTGTatgtttctgtttttgtttttctttaattttttgtcAGGAATCGTTGCATGAAAATCAACAAAAAGGAATACACCGATCCTTTTAAACTATTGCTCAATGGTAAAGTAACAATTTTATTGGCATACATCTAACCATCTTTGAACTTTATGGTGGTGATTAATTAAAGGCGTCAAGTTCAAGtttttagtaataattttattgatataAATATGGTGATCTTTATATGATTTTAGGTCGTGACAGAGATTCGTGTTTCAATCATGTTCATGGTCATATGGATTGTTTCGTCTTTGTTAGTTAAAAACTCACAACACATCAATCCATCAACCTAAAACCTTGCTTTTAAGTAAATTCAAAAAGACGGTATAAAGATAAAGGGTCCAAATTCAGTGGTTTGGAGTTTTAGGTGGAGGTTAGCATATGGGTTTGTCTTCACCAAAAGTGAACCCAatactcaaaattttcaaattaagatGATTACCCAAAGGGAAAGCACTTggttttaacaaaattaagcaCTTTTGGATGCTTGTTATCcaattttcattgatttattGCAACAAAACATGTGGGAGACTCATGATTTGGGTCATTTCAATGGTCCTTAGGTATGTGATTTGTACGCCAATTGAGCTTCACTCCACCTAGAGGTGGTtgtatgccttttttttttatcatcacaCAGAATGATTGGTTTCTGTTTGTCAAAATCAAGCCCATTGTTCAGATGCCAAAACCCGACCCAAGCCCGACATGAAAATTTGGGTTTTGGCCCATCTTAATGAAAGCTTCAACCCAAGTTCAAAACAAGCCCAGCCCACTTTCCATATCATAAACATTACAATCTAGAAGTATGGGCTAATTGGAGGATCCTCATCCAACTAAGGCCTTCTGTGTCTCTGTGTGCCTATCAAAGACTTTCTCTTGGCTTTTTCACTTTGTCATCTTTAAGAGCAAACCAAACTAGAAAAATGAGTACTCCCTTTCTAGTgaaccaaacaaaaaataaggttCCACCATTGAAAGTCTATTAAAAGAACAGTGTGGCTTCTTATGAAAAAGTTtgtgttatgtttggtttgttAGAAAAGTTTAtactatgtttggttgttaggaagtattaaaaaaagaaaaaaaatgttaaaaaggaattattttcttatatttagataccattaaaaaaaatactaaaaaatgaagAGTGAAATCATAAAAGattttcctccctatttttcttgggaaaattttgagaaaaaaatcattcttcaataatccaaataaaaaaattataattttttcttttacttttttttttctttctattttcttttactaaatttttttgAGCCTAAATGATAACAGGGAATATTTTAATTGGGTTTTCACATTAGCTTATGGAGttgataaataataatgatgatacaAAAAGGTGATACAAGTAACAATTTTCTTGATTTAGTGATACGTGAGGGAAATTTGACTTAGATATGTTGCATTGGATTCTAATATTGTTCTTTGGAAAAAAGActattggtaaaaaaaaaaaaaaaaaaaaaaaacatatatatataaaatttctacATGTATGGatgccatatttttttttttttaataaaaaaacttgtaaataaataattgaataattttatattttgtaaactTATGAActataaaatttcatataaaatatatttttttaaatgatatcatatttttatagaaacttttaaataataaatgaatggttttttattttataaatttataaaattatacattttcacataaaagaattttaaattttttatgcattttaaaaataaaaaaaaatatgaataattttattattttttatatatttttaaaattacaaatttttacataaaagaatttttaacataaattctaaatttttatcaaGAAAAGTTGCTTTAAATCAcattaaaagagttttttttctttttctttttttaggcTATATTATAAGATATATGTATCATAAAATATCATCTCCTATATAGTATAATATCTTTGTATATtacattttatgaaaatgatatcTTAAGGCATTATATTCAATGGATTATGTTATACCAtgctaatatttaatttatagaaggaacaaaaaatgaaatagaaaatatattacatttcaatatttcatatttttaaaataaaataatattgtattctaatgtttattattaaaaatataaaatctatctaatatttattattatttagaagttagtctatttttattttttatttttaaataatattcatgattaaaagatttaaaatttgcaaataaaaaaaaatccccttatgttgttaaatatataaaattattttctatatgttaaatgttcaatttgataattattttggattGCTTAATATacatacttttaaattttttattcctttttaaattaaaaattattttttaatcaaaatttgttTTGCAAATGGagtaatataaataatttgaaaaattgatggaaataaatttacGACGGATATGATATGTATACACTAGATCTCTTAAGATTATTATACtccccaaatatgaaaaaagaggttagataaattatttcattatttattatattatatatttagttgaatatgaaatataataacTGATGAGATAACTTATCATCTCCtgttatatataaaatcaagcaATTCATCCTCCAACCAGCATGTGGTGACCCACTCTTGTTGTGACCCATGAGCATGTTTTATCCAAGGCGATAAGTTTACTTGAGAACTCTGCCACGAGTCGTCCTCCACCCATGCACGAGGCACGATGGCGGGTGGGGTCCTCAGGGCCTCCCAAATTGGGGGTGGAGTGGCGGTAGATTGTCCACGTCATTGCAATCCGAACACTTCAATGGATCATTCAATTGGTAGGAGCGACATACAGTGTGTACAAAGGGCATACCTTCAATGTTAATATGGCATTCATGGCCCAATCTACAAGAAGTTTGAAGGTCATAACTCACAAGGCTTTTTGTAATCCAATACAAGCAGGGCTGCAATTTGGGCCTGAACTGGAGACTTGAAGTCCAGATCAACAGACCCAGTAAGGTTTGCCCAAGTGGGCTCACTCTTAGCCCACTGAATTGTGCTATTGGACGTAATGCTCTTTATGCTGTTTTGGTTTCtcaagaataaaaatagaaattaatatgaatttaataatgagatccaagttttgattttcaagaaaataatttttttattcctaattaTCTCAACCTTCAACGATATATTTGATACGTggaaataagaatgaaaataggTCAGGAATTAAGGTGAATTACTATACCATGTAAAAGAGAGGAGTAAAAGTGTCTATGACAACGAGATTTGGTTTCTATACTGATAAACTTCTTTTCGTATTTTCATTCTAAAACAATAATCTAAATACATTAATGAATGAGAACGCAATTGGTTTCCATTTTCATACTaagttgaaaagaaataaaatcttCAAGAAacaattggtttttttttccctaaagaACAAaggcaaaagaaacaaaaattttagAAGATTGCTTTTACCATGTTTGGAGGCTTTTCGGCAAAAGTTTGGAGCATTTCAAGCATTTTCTTCTGGTAAGTCCTAGCCACACAAATTCTCCCCCTTTCCAAACAAGCCAAACTATAGTAAAGGGAGTAAAAGCATTGGAGCTTTCTCTTTGCTTTCTAGTGAACCAAACAAAACTCTGATCAAAACCCTAAGAACAAgatggagagagaaaaaaacctCGAAACTATAGACAGTGAAAACTCAAAAATGTTCTTGGGGACCACGATGGTACACCCACTGACTCATGTCTGCTCTTTCCTTTCCCTCTGAAAGTcagatatttttgaaaataaagcaagagaaataattaatattaatacttATTACAGCCTTGAAATGGAAGGGAAAAGTATCATAAAGTGACGTGGTGATGAGGATATTAAGACAAGGGTGTTACAAGGAATAATTGAAAAAAGTTGTAAACCCGGAGCTGGTCCATACGCATGATGACAGGAAAAGGAGGGGTTAAGAGGTGTGTAATCATGGAGTCAGGTTAGAGATAAGGCAGGAGAAAGGTGGTGAAATGGATCGCTTGTACCCCATGGCATTGAATTCTTGTTGGATTATCCTAGTTTTGTCCTATCTTCGAATCTTCACTGCACTTTCCATGGATTCctgttgagaataaaaaaaaacaaatgaaccAAATCCGGGAAACAGGAAAAGTTCCATCTCCATTTTCAAAGTTGAATCATTCATCACCATCCTCATTTCATCATCCTCTTTTCTTTTACCTTCACCTAAACACACCCGTGACAATCCCTCAGGAAAATTCTGGTTTTCACAGTGGATGGTCCACTTATGCatgattcataatttttttccatttataatctaaaatatttataaaaatataccaTCTTAatcaatattctttacaaaaacgAATCTTTAACGTATATTTTATGTGGATTTGAACGTGTTCATGGTCTTCATTTCATGTCTTCTTTAGCCGAATTTGACCACACTTAGTTGGAAAAATGCTGCTATACTCAACTCCTTggttttacctttttctttttcgtgggacacatggtggatggattaGTTTAGATTCCCATCCCAAACCCCAAAACTTCAGCGTAAAAGAGGCTTAAAATGCCAGTGGGACTAAAAACTATGTTGGCTTGTTGTTTCCTGGCACTAGACTTTTTCAGACAAGATGGAGGGCCAGTGTATTTCACTCAACTAGCATCCAAGTCTTGACctgtccttttcttttcttaggaCAATTTTTGTGGTGGTGGAGAGGTGGGGAGATTGGGGGACCAAGGTCCTCGCAAAGCTGAAATTACCACATGAACTGAGGCTGACTTGTTGGTTAATTAAAATCTGGACCCCCCATGTGATATGCAGCATTTGATATGTACCTGCAGGGGCATGTACCTGCATGACCCATTAATCCACACATGGAAGAAAATGGCAGTTACTATTATAGGCAACTGCTTTGAAGAACCTCCACCATACTCACAAAAGCATCCACTGATCCCTCAATGCTTGCATGGACCGACAAAATGAGAATAACAGGCATCATCAGAGTGTTACAGTACTATTGGCTTCATGATCTGTGGCCAAGCTCATCCATCCATTATTAGGGTTTGAAACATGCCAACCAGATAGGTTATGTCATTGATCGGTGGTATGTACTATCAAATTAGTATCGATGAGCGTAGGAATGACGCCGGTTGAGCAAGTTGCAGGCTTGACAAACTCATGAAATAAGTCATATGCTAGCTTGGTGAATAGTTGCTTCTTCAATGGAGCTAGGCTAGTGTCCATTTTCAAACAATACTTATAATTCTCCCATCCAAGAACAGTTGTCTCTTTATCATTTCCATCACTTAAAGACTGAATTTCAGAAGTAAGAAGGAAACAAAATCAAAGTGTCAAAGATAATTTATTAGATCCTAGTAATGTTAGATTTTAAGAACTTAAATTCTTTTTTGGACTCGATCCTTTCCAACAAATGACATGTAAGGTACGCAAGTGTCGGTTTGGAGAAGCAATAACTCAGCTTTTTCCCTTAATCTTTACATGTGTTATAACATTTTACACTATTATTCTCTTTATGAAAGcttataaatataataagtcTTCCGTACAACATGAAAAAGGCTACATCATACAATGATCACGTGCTTCTTTCTTCAAAATTTACAAGTGGGGTCAGGGTGAATTGGATTATGATTCAATTACGCCTGTAAAATTTCTTCTTTAAGAACACTTGAAAGGTACATATGGAGATAGGACAGGCCTTGGTTACTAGCAGCCATGGTGCAAAAAGATGAAACATTTCattcaaagaaagagaaagtaaTGAATATAGAGTTGATATAGCTGCTTCCACCCCATCAAAGTCCTTTTGTCCCATGCCTCCTCGTTCGATTTGAATCTTTAGTGAATCTTGTCCTATGTCACTGTGCAAGGCATGGAACAAGATGGAGTGCAGACCCCTCTAAATTTAGACACAGTATAatatacttttcttttcctaattgAGTCTCTTTGAATGTTATACTCATACCGCTGAGTTCATTTGGAACCTTAAGAAAAACCATTtccacattttcttttttaggtgCTCTATCCATGATGCTTACCACCCATAAATATAATCCTTCTGTCACCTTGTTGAATTTGTATCATTAGTACTCCATTTCAACTCTCCATCAAATCTTTTTTTCGTGTGGATTTTCAACACTTCATCAATTGGATTTGACCCTTGAAGGGGAAATTGCAGCTAACATTTATGTATGCTAAATTTTGGAACATTCAAACCGTAAAATCAAAGCAAAACTAGATAGAATCAAGCTTGATCTTTGAATTTTTGGGATTCATTGATCACAAGTTGTTAATATAAACGCTCTGCAAGAGTAagggaaggaaaaggaaaatgatggcTAGTTGGAGAAAGggtgaaaagaaaattgattggACCTAACTCCATTATCATTCCAGACCctcatatttttttctcctctgCATTCATGGAGATTGAAATCTACAAGGTTTCTGTCAAAGAAACCAAGATTTTTTCCCCCAGTGTACTGAGAAACAGTTGAATCAGAACAAAGAGTAGAGTAACATGAGTTGGATTCATGGGCAGTAggcatattcttgatgattaAGCATGTAACATCATTGACAGACATTTTTTTGCCTTACATTCATCCCGATTCTTTCCTAGAAGCTATCCAGCTTTTTCATGGGGAAATTCCATCTGCTAACTATTGCAGGAATACAATGTTGAAAGACCTTTTTTCagctttttcaatttttttcggCCGTAGATTTTATTCATGCCAATGAGAAGGAGGACCTTATGACAAGGTTTTCATCCAATAATTTCACCGACAGACATGCTTCTCTGCTTCAAGTACCTGCAACTGCAACCAGTCTTATCCTACCTTAGATAATTGAGTGCCCAAAAAAATGCTCTTCGCCTAGAAATTTTCAGCATATCCCTTGATTTGGAACCACCTCTCAGAGCCTTGAGCATCTATccatacttgtttttttttccctccagTGATAAGATGGCTGATTGAGTTGGGGTATGGAGAAGACGATAACCCTtaagttaaaaatgaaaaaaaataaaaaaatggaaaaaaagttACTCGCATGATTAATTTATGTTACTTCATCTTGCTCACGTTTTTCATCCATTGCACGGAATCCATGCTTTATTTGGCACAATTATTTGTACTACTTTAGGTTCTTCGACTTTTCATTCATTCACACTGTTAGATATCTTCAACTTTAATTGAACTTTCTTGTGAAATAATTACTTGCGTTAGTGCAGGTAGTTGATGACTTGATGGTCTATTCTcgcctttgttttcttttgtattagCAGATAGCTCTTTTCACTTTTGTCGTCCACTCAACTGCTAAATACTACTATGCTCATCAATAATGTAAGCAGAAAAATAAAGCACAGAGTGGTTTAGATTCCCTTAAACTAAGATTTAGCTTGGTTTTCAAACTAATCAAACTTCAATACTCCAAGCAGGCCTATATAGGCATGCCCTTTGGACTTAATATCTCCATGTGAACAGACTAAGTAACCATCATTTGTGTGTATGAAACAAAAGCTTCTGCCACAACATTAGACATTACCGATAAGGGCCCCCTTACATATGGTCCCTAGTCTTCTTCATCTTCCATGCAAGGAAGTGATATTAGACAAACCTAACAAACTACAACCCCATTCCATTCATCTTTATTGAAAGTAAACCCGGGTTCGAATCCAAATCACCATTAGTTGTAAGGTGACTGTGTTTTGTAGTGTTGGAGAATGATTAGTTTTAAGCAGTAGCTTGATCAGCCCGCAAAAGGTTTTATGCCATTGTAGAATGAGGAATCCAGACGAAGCTGATCCATCGTTTTCATGAAGATTGTGCCAATAGCACTAAATGAGTGCTAGTTAACAATCTCGCTTTTGGAGATTTTTCATACTTCAGCTAGTTaacaatatgaagaaaaaatagagTAGAGCGACAAGAAATTGGGAAGAGGACAGATGATGTTTAGGTAAAAGAGAAAGGAACTTGGTATGAAGAGGGATGTTTAGATGTTTGTGAGGTGGGATTGTGAGCTTCTGGACTAAAACAAAATGTGCACGTGAGAATGGTAAATTGTAAACAACTGCTGGGATTTTTAATACACTTGATTTACTAAATAAAATTGGGATGTGGGGATGAGCCAAAAGGATTGGTGACAATGAAATCTAATGCGAAAAATACGTTGGCTCATCATATTTTCGAAGATTCTCAAGcctattttcattctcattttgggAGCGTAGAGTCCACTGCCTGTTTTCAATGGTTTAGGCCAACCAATTAACATCCTATAAATAGGAAATGTAGTTTAcacaaaagttggagaaaaAGGCGTTGAGCCATTGCAGAAGCCTCTCCCCAATTATCTGCCGCCTCCAAACCCCACCCCCTCCACcactaccaccaccaccaccaccaccaaacACCACCTAGGTCCGCCACCCACTATCCCCCATGTGGATGggaataaaacaaaagaagcaacatttccatttccaatttccaagAGGCTTCCCATTGAAAATGATACCAAAATTTGCCAGCTAACCTTGTATTTCAGGCTTCATTGATACAGAGTTCATTTCTGCACCTGGGCTTTGAGCTTTAGGCTCTTTGATTGGAAGGGGTTGTGAAGCTTCCGGGGGTTTGGGTCCGCTACTGGCCATGGCGGACATAGTTAAGCAAATCTTGACGAGGCCGATACAATTGGCAGAGCAGGTGTCTAAGGCGGCAGAAGGGGCCAACTCGTTTAAACAGGATTGCTTGGAGCTTAAGTCCAAGACCGATAAGTTGGCGGTCCTCCTCCGCCAGGCTGCGCGTGCTAGCTCGTATGAGCGCCCCATGCGCCGCATCATTGAGGATACTGAGCAGGTCCTGGATAAGGCGCTTGCGCTGGTGATAAAGTGTCGTGCCAATGGCCTCATGAAGCGGGTGTTCACCATCATTCCTGCAGCTGCATTCCGGAAAACATCACTGCAGCTGGAGAATTCGATTGGTGACGTGTCCTGGCTGCTCCGCGTGTCGGCATCTGCCGATGATCGCGATGATGAGTACCTGGGTCTCCCTCCAATCGCTGCCAATGAGCCCATTCTATGCCTGATATGGGAACAGATTGCTATTCTTCACACGGGTTCACTTGAGGATAGGTCTGATGCTGCTGTGTCTCTGGTCTCCTTGGCCCGCGACAATGATCGGTATGGAAAGCTCATTATTGAGGAAGGAGGGGTTCCACCCCTTCTAAAACTGGCCAAGGAGGGAAAGATGGAAGGTCAGGAGAGTGCTGCAAAGGCTCTTGGTCTTCTAGGACGCGACCCGGAAAGCGTAGAACACATTGTGAATGCAGGTGTGTGCTCAGTGTTTGCGAAAATCCTCAAAGAAGGTAGGATGAAGGTTCAGGCGGTGGTGGCTTGGGCTGTCTCAGAATTGGCTGCCCATCACCCCAAATGCCAGGATCACTTCGCACAAAACAATATAATCCGGTTGCTTGTTAGCCATCTAGCATTCGAGACTGTTCAAGAACACAGCAAATATGCCATTGCCAGCAAACAGACGATGTCGATTCATTCAGTTGTGATGGCAAGTAATAACCCCAATCCCAATCCTAATCCCAACTGTAACAAGGGAAATGAAGATGAGGTCACCGCCCACATCCCTCATCCAACTGGAAACCAAAACCCGAGCCAGATGCAAAATGTGGTTACTAACACCATGGCAATGAGATCAGTATCCAAACCGCCGCCTATGCCACAGCAACCGCAGGGGCAAAACCATGCAATGAACAACAACCCAAACCAAGCCAAGGCAAACAACAGCAACCCGAAGTCGAACAACCATCATCAGCAACATGCTTTAGCTGGGACAAGCATCAAGGGGAGGGAGTTTGAGGATCCAGCCACCAAGGCTGAAATGAAGGCAATGGCAGCAAGAGCCCTGTGGCACCTCTGTGAGGGAAATGCCCCTATATGCCATATAATCACTGAATCAAAAGCACTTCTATGCTTTGCAGTTTTACTAGAGAAGGGCCATGATGATGTTCAGTTCAATTCAGCCATGGCATTGATGGAAATCACAGCAGTTGCTGAGCAAAACTCTGACCTGAGGCGCTCTGCCTTCAAGCCCACCTCCCCAGCTGCAAGAGCTGTGGTTGAGCAGctactaaaaataattgaaaaggcAGACTCGGATCTTCTCATCCCCTGCATCAAATCCGTTGGGAATTTGGCCAGGACTTTCAGGGCAACTGAAACCAGAATCATTGGACCATTAGTGAGACTTCTGGACGAAAGAGAACCAGAGGTTTCAAAGGAGGCAGCCATTGCACTCATTAAGTTTGCCAGCACTGAGAATTATCTCCACCTCAATCACTCCAAAGCAATCATACAAGCAGCTGGGATTAAGCATCTGATTCAGCTGGTCTACTTTGGGGAACAAATGGTTCAGTTTCCTGCACTGATCCTCCTATGCTATGTTGCCATGCATGTCCCTG contains the following coding sequences:
- the LOC100264182 gene encoding uncharacterized protein LOC100264182, with product MADIVKQILTRPIQLAEQVSKAAEGANSFKQDCLELKSKTDKLAVLLRQAARASSYERPMRRIIEDTEQVLDKALALVIKCRANGLMKRVFTIIPAAAFRKTSLQLENSIGDVSWLLRVSASADDRDDEYLGLPPIAANEPILCLIWEQIAILHTGSLEDRSDAAVSLVSLARDNDRYGKLIIEEGGVPPLLKLAKEGKMEGQESAAKALGLLGRDPESVEHIVNAGVCSVFAKILKEGRMKVQAVVAWAVSELAAHHPKCQDHFAQNNIIRLLVSHLAFETVQEHSKYAIASKQTMSIHSVVMASNNPNPNPNPNCNKGNEDEVTAHIPHPTGNQNPSQMQNVVTNTMAMRSVSKPPPMPQQPQGQNHAMNNNPNQAKANNSNPKSNNHHQQHALAGTSIKGREFEDPATKAEMKAMAARALWHLCEGNAPICHIITESKALLCFAVLLEKGHDDVQFNSAMALMEITAVAEQNSDLRRSAFKPTSPAARAVVEQLLKIIEKADSDLLIPCIKSVGNLARTFRATETRIIGPLVRLLDEREPEVSKEAAIALIKFASTENYLHLNHSKAIIQAAGIKHLIQLVYFGEQMVQFPALILLCYVAMHVPDSEVLAEEKIRIVLEWASKQGSMMQDPEIETLINEAKSRLELYQASSSRGHP